CCGTGCTGGCCGGACTCGTCACCAACGCGGAAGTTGGTCTTGCCATCTTCGAACACCGGGCCAAGGTCGATGTGGCCCTGCGAGATGAGCAGGCGCTCATCCTTGTTCTCCGAGGCGGAGTCGTTCGTCGGGGTCTGCTGCTTGGGCTGCTCAACGGGCTGTTCGGTCGCCTGGCCGCCCTGGTTAGCGCCGGTGTTGGACGCGGCCGGCTTCGCGGTGGCGTCGTTCGACGGCGCCGACGGCTGGGCGGGCTGCGTCGGGTTCAGCGGGGCGACGGTGCCCGGGGTCGTCGAGTTCGCCGGGGCGGCGGTGCCAGCGTTGGCGCCGGCGTTCGCCAGGACGCTACCCAGCGAGAACGAGCCGGATAGCGACGCCGACGAACCCTGGCCGTTGAGCGTCACCTCTGCCTGGCCACTGGCGGGCAGAAGGTTGCTCAGACCCGGGATGAGGCCCACGGCGTTGTAGATCCAGCTCCACACCAGGTCGCTGACCCAGCGGATGAAGCCGAAGACGGAGGTGTCCTGCGGTGCCGGCGTCGCGTTCGGCGCCGGAGCGGGGGCCGGGGCCGGCTTCTCGACGGACGGCTTGATCGTCACCGGGGGCTTCGGGGTCACCGGGGAACCGGGACGCTCGGTGGCGGAGGCGTCGGGCTTGACGGCGGCGCCGTCCTCGACGGCCGGCTTCTCGGCGTCCGTGCCATCCTCAGCGTCGTCCTCGACGGCGGGCTCGTCCGTGGAGTCCTCGTCGACCGGGGCGTCGGCGTCGTCCTCGATGGTGGCGTCGGGCCGCTCCGGCTTTTCCTCGTTGCTCGGGGTGTTATCGCCAGCCGGGGTATCGGTGTCCACACCCGGCTGCTCCGGGGCCTCGTCGCCGTCGGTGGCCGGCGGCACCTCGGCACCGGTGTCGCCGACGCGGAAGGTGACGGTGGTCCACTCGGTGGCCTCGTTGAGGTCATCGTTGCGCACGGCGCGCATGCGGATCTTGTACTCGCCCGGGGCGGTGAAGGCCCAGTTGTTGTGCAGGTGGATCGGCTGGTCGCGGTCCAGGCTGTAAATGTCGTCGGAGGCGGCGATGAGCTCACCAACCTTGCCGACGGCGTCAGAGGTGTAGGCGTACCACTCGCCGCCCTCCGGGGCGGACACCGGCTCGAACTCGAAGTTGTACGCCGGGCCGCCGGCGTGCTCAGAGGAGAAGCCCGGCCACAGGGCGTTGCCGTTCTGGGTCTGGCTGAGCAGGTAGATGCGGTCGCCTTCGGCGCCGAAGTAGTCGCCGACCTTGGCGGCCATGGCCTTGTTCAGCGTGACGGCGAACTCTTCGCCGGCGACGAGGGTGACGTCCTTCGGGTCGCGGTAGACCTTGGTCTTGGCGTGCTGGCCGGACTCGTCGCCGAGCATGAAGCGGACGTCGCCGTCGTCGTAGATGACGGGGCCGAGGTCCACGTGGCCGCGGGAGATCTCGATGGTGTCGTTCGGGATGGCGGACTCGTTGAGGTCCGGTCGCGGCGTCGGGTCGGTCTCGGCCGGGGCGGGGGTGATGACGGTGGGCTCGTCGGTCTCCTCGGCGCCCTCGCCGAGGTCGTCGGCGCCGTCGGTGTCCTCAGAAGCACCGGGCTCTTCAGAGAGTCCGGACTCTTCGGTGGGATCGACCTCGGACTCGCCGCCCTCCTCGTCGGGCAGCGGCATGGGCAGCGGGTCGGCGGTGGACTCGCCGAGGGTGACGGTGGTGGTCTCGCCGATCTTGAGGTCGTAGACACCACCGCCGACGTTGGAGTGCGCCGTCGGGGTCAGGGCGAGGCGGAAGTCCAGCTCCTCGGGGTCGCAGCCGTAAGCGGTGGACATGCGAGTGCGCTGGCCGTCGAAGGACACGAAGTCCACGCCGCAGCGGGCGACGGCGTCCGTCTGTTCCTTCGGGTAGTAGCCGCCGAGGACCTTGAGCTTCAGGCGCGGGTCGGCGGGTTCGACGGTGACCTCGGTGAACTTCTCCCCGTCGACGTCGACGATCTTGCTGGAGACGGTGACCTTCGGGTCGGTGACGTCGATCTCGCTGCCGTCGAAGGCCCCGGCCGGGTCGGCGGTGGCGGGGCGCGGGTACTCGCCGAGCTCGGTGGAGGAGGCCTCGGCCATGGTGCGGTCGTAGGTGACCGGGGTGGAGATCCAGCGGCTGCCGTTGTCGCCGGGGACGTAGACGACCTGGAAGTCGGACGCCAGGGAGCCGATCATTTCCGGCCAGACGGCGCGGCCGTTCTCCACGGGGACTTCGGCGAGGTAGTAGCCGTCGATGAAGAACACGGCGTGGCCGTTGTTGGCTTCGTCGCCGGTCTCGAAGACGAGGTCGGTGAGGTATTCCGCACCCGGCAGGTCGGAGCCGTCGTGCGGCTTGAGCGTCAGCTTCGGTGCCGGCGGCAGGCCCTGGCCGTTGGAGTCGTTGTAGGCGGTGACGATGTCGCCGAGCCCCTCCGGGTTCGGCTTCGTGCCGCCGACCTGCCAGACGGTGGTCTGCGGCTCGGAGGCGATGAGGTTGCCGTCTTCGTCGCGCGCGGTGGCCTGGTAGGTCACCTCGTAGCGGCCCGGCTTGGTGAAGGTGGTGTTGTTGTGGGTGTGGGTGCCGGCCTGGACCCACGTGGAGCGCAGGCCCGGCTCGTGGGAGGACCACATGCGGCGCAGCCCGGAGGCGTCCCACGGGTCGGCGAAGGCTTCCATGCGGCCCGGGCCGTCCCAGCCGACGATGTCGATGCTGAACTGGCCGTCGCGGAACTTCTCGGTGGGGATGCCGATGTCGGCGCCGAAACCCACCCAAATCGGGTAGCCGCGGGAGGTCACGGCGGGGCCCCAATACAGCAGGTCGCCTTCCTTACCAAGGAACTCGTACCCCGGGGTCTCGGACGTGCCGTCCGGGCCCACCTCGTAGACGTACTGCTGGGTGCTGCCGCTGCCCTTGCCGATCCAGATGACAGTGTCCTGGAGCAGCGGCGTGTTCCCGGCGTGCTCAACGCGCAGCTCGAAGTTATCCTTGCCCCAGTAGGCCTTGGGCCCGTCGACGTGGCCTTCGGTGGCGACATGGGAGACGTCGTCGTCCGGCCCCGCCAGTGCAAATGGCGGCGCCATCACCATGAACGACGCCGCCATACCGCTGACCAGGACAACGCCAGCGGCCTTCCGTACTGTTTTCACCTACACACCCCTTACTGATACTGGTTTTCAGAATAATGCTACGTTAAGCCCGTTGCCAGGCGTTGTCAAAATTGACCCCCGTTTTCGTTAATACTACCTTGAGACAGTATGACGACTCTCTATCCGGCCTTTGGTGCCACCTTCCGGCAGCGCGCGGCCGCCGTCGTCGCCACCGTCGTCCTGTGCGTGGCCCCGGCCGTCGCCAACGCCCAAGCCCTCGTCTTTGACTCCGGGCACATCGACGCCTTCAACGTCACCGCCGACCCCTCCGGGGCTCTGTACCTGGACCTCAAGGAGGACGTCACCGGCAGCCACGTCCAGCGCGCCCCGGAGGAAGTGGTCATCGCCGTCGGCGATCACGCCTACACCACCGGCACCGAGCAACTGCCCGGCATCGAGCGCGCCACGTGGTACCTGCCCCAAACCCAGGCCTCCGACCTGCCGTGGCCGGGCTGGGACACCAACGGGGTGCGCGCCGGCGGCTTTGAAGCCATCGACATCACCTTCGTCGACGTCACCGGCCCCGGCACGATATTCCTCTATGTCAATGACACCTTCGGCGGCACCGCCCCGGTCACCGCCGACGGCGCGTTGTGGCTCTACCCGGGCTCGTATATCCACCAGGCCGCCCCCGCCCACGTCCACGCGAACTGGGGCTTTGACGCTCCCGGCACCTACCAGTTGACGGTGGTGGCGTCGGGGACGAACGCCGCCGGCGCCTACGTGGAGTCCAACGCCGCCACCTACACCTTCGTCGTCGGCTCCGGGGACGCCGCCCCCGCACCCGTCGAGGGCGAACAAGCCGCCGGCGCACCCGGCGCACCCGCTGCCAACGCTGCCGCCGGCGCCCCGAACGCGCCTGGGGCCGCCACCGCTGGCGCCCCCAAGGCTCCCGGCGCCGCCACCTCGGGCGCGGCGAAAGCCCCCGGAGCTGCCGCCAAGTCCACGGCCGCCGCGAAGGCCCCCGGCGCCGCCGGCACGTCCAGCACGCGGGCGCGCGGCGCGTCGAGCACCAGCTCCGAGGAGGTCGACGACGGCTGGGCGTGGTGGACCTGGGTGCTGCTCATCGGCGGCATCGTGCTGCTCGCCGCCGGCACCGCCGGGTTGTGGTGGCAGGTGCGCAACGAACGCGCCGAGGAGGACGACGCCCTCGGCGACGCCGGCTCCTACCCCGAGGTCGACGCATGATCCGCCGCCTCACCGCCGGCGCGGCGCTCATCGCCACGGCCACCGCGCTGGCGTCGTGCGCGTCGGCGGCCGACCTGCCGCAGCGCGACGACGGCATCACCGACGTCGTCACCACCACCCCCATCATTTACGACCTGGCCAAGAACGTGGCCGGCGACCGGGCCCGGGTCACCTCACTCATGCCGCCGCAGGCGGACCCGCACACCTACGAGCCGGGGCTGCGCGACATCCGCTCGGTGGCCAACGCCGACGTCGTCTTCGCCAACCACCTCCTGCTAGAGGACCAGGCGCTCATGGGCACCGTCGATAACGCCACCTTGCCGCAGGCGAAGGTGGTGCGCATCGCGGAAAACGCCGAGCAATACGGCGCCACCCTCATCCCCCTGGTCGAAGACGTCACCCTCGACACCCCGTGGTTGGGCGCGCGGGTGTCCGGCGACCTGCCGGCCGACGCGCCGAAGGACCGACGCTACGTGGACCTGGTGGCCACGAAGGTCGACGGACCGGGCAACCTCTCCGCCTTCGTCACCGGCGCCTTCGGCCAGCCGCAGCTGCAGATCGACTCCTCCGACGGCGTCAACGACCGCGACCTTATCCGGCTTCCCCCCAACGCCCACACGCATATGAGCTGGGGTTTCACCGCCCCCGGGCGTTACCAGCTGCACCTCGACGCCCGCGTGGGCGAGGACACCATCGCCAGCGGGGTGGTGGACTTCGCCGTCGGCGTGGACCCGGGGCCCAACGCGGTGCGCGAGGGCCACTACGACATCGCCATTGACCTCGACGCGCTCAAGCTCGGGGTGCAGGGCGACGCCAAGTCGTTCGCCACCGGCGCCGTAGAGGTCCCGGCGCGCACCCTGCAGCAGATCCCGCCGGACCCGCAGTACCGCTTCCTCGGCACCCGCGGCAACGAGGTGTATCTGCTGCCGCAGGCGGTGCTCGGCAAGCACGTCCACGGAGAAATCGACCCGCACCTGTGGCATGACGCCGACAACGCCCGCGCCTACGTCCGCGTCATCCGCGACGAGCTCTCCGCCGCGGACCCGGCCGGCGCCGCCGAGTACCAAGCCAACGCCGAGGCCTACCTGGCGAAGCTGGCCGAGCTCGACGCCTTCTACCAGCGGACGATCGACGAGATCCCGCCGGAGCGTCGCCACCTGGTGACCACCCACGACGGCTACGGCTACCTGGCCAAGGCGTACGGGCTCGACGTCGCCGGGTTCGTCAGCCCCAACCCGGCGGTGGAGCCGTCCACCCGAGACCTCATCGCGCTCACCCGCACTCTGGAGGGGCTGAAGGTGCCGGCGGTGTTCCTGGAGCCGCAGCAGGCGGCCCGGCCGTCGACGCTGAGTCAGCTGGCCGGGGACCTGGGTGTGCAGATCTGCACCATCCACGGCGACATGTTCACCGAGGACGTCACCACCTACATCGACCTAATGACCGCTAACGCTCAAGAGATTAAGGACTGCCTGTCATGATTTCCTCCCTCCGCCGCCGCACCGCGCTGACTGGCGTTGCCGCCTTGACTGCCCTCACCGCCCTCGCCGGCGCCACCGGTGACGTCGCCGCCCAGCCGGTGGACCCCGCCCTAGAGCAGAACGTCACCAGCGCCGAGCCGGTCATCGTCGGCGAGCCGGTCATCATCCCCGCCGGCCACGTGGACATGGGCCCCTACCTCGTTGAGGGCGGGGAGCTGGACCTGCTCATCCGCGACGACGCCTCCGCCGAGCCGGTGTGGCGCCACCCGGAGGACGTCGTGTTTGAGGTCGGCGACGCCGCCGGGCTCACCGTCCCGGACGACGACAACTACTCCTTCATCGGCGCCAAGCCCGGCGAGAACGTGTGGGTAGTGCCGCAGACCGAAATCGCCGGCGTGCCGTGGGTGGGGTGGAACACCCAGTCGCCCACCATCGATGGGATCGTCGGCTCGGGTGTGACCCTGGAGTTCATCAGCCACGACGGCCCCGGCGAGCACTCCGTGTTCCTGCAGTCCGGCGGCTTCGCCGCCCCGGACGTGCTGTGGACGCAGAAGGACGGCGGCTCCATCTGGGTGGAGCCGGACACCCACACCCACGCCAACTGGGTGTTCACCGAGCCGGGTTCGCACGCGGTGACCATCCGGGCGACCATTGAGCAGCCGAACGGCACCACCTCCACCGCGGATGCCACCCTGCGCTTCGCCGTGGGCATCCCCGCCGCGGAGTACTCCACCCCGGCTGCCTCGTCGGAGTCGGCCGGCGTGCCGATGTGGCTCATCATCGTCGGCGCCGTCGTCGTGGCACTGGCCGTGGTTGGCGGCGTGGCCGCGGCCCTGTTCCGCGGTAAGAAGAAGTAGATGGGTCAGCTCAGCGTCAACATCACCGCCGTTACCCTCTCGGGCCGGCGGGTGCTGCACGACATCCACCTCGACGTGGCCGCCGGGCAGTTCATCGGCCTGGTGGGGCCCAACGGCGCGGGAAAAACCACCCTGCTGCGCTCCATCCTGGGCCTTATCCCGGCCGACGGCACGGTCACCCTTGGTGGGGAATCCCCCACCAAGGAAGGAGAAGGCACAGTTCACGGCGCCGACCTGCGCCGGCGCTGCGGCTATGTCCCCCAACGCCACGAGGTGGCGTGGGACTTCCCCATCAGCATCGCCGACTGTGTGCTCGGCGGGCGCACGGACCTCATCCGCTTCCGGCCCCGCGCCGAGGACCGCGAGGCTCGCGACCGTGCCCTGGAACTGGCGGACCTCACCGACCTGCGCTCCCGGCCCATCGGGGAGCTCTCCGGCGGGCAGCGCCAGCGCGTGCTCGTCGCCCGAGCCCTGGCGCGTAACCCGGAGCTGCTCATCCTCGACGAACCCTTCACCGGCGTGGACGTGCCCACCGCGGAAGCGCTCATCGGGCTGTTTCGCCGCCTGGCCAACGACGGCACCACCGTGCTCATGTCCAGCCACGACCTCGGCGAAACCGTGGACTCCACCGACCGGATCGTCTTGCTCAACCGCACCATCATCGACGGCGACCCGACCACCCCGGAACCTTGGCAACGCGCCTTCGGGGTGTCGGAAAACTCGCCGCTGCTACGCACCGTGGGGGTCATCCGCTAGTGCTCACGTTCACCCAATTCTTAGCCGACCTCACCAACCCCGCCCTGGAGTTTTTGCCCCGAGCGCTCGCCGCGGCGCTCATCTCTGCGGTGGTGTGCGCCGTCGTCGGCGCGCACGTCGTGCTGCGCTCCTTGGCGTTTATCGGTGACGCCGTGGCCCACGCCGTGTTCCCCGGCATCGCCATCGCCTTCGTCTTGCAGGGCAGCGTGCTGCTGGGCGGGGCCATCGCCGGCGCCGCGGTGGCGCTCATCATCGCTGTCACCTCGCAACGACGCCGCGTCAAGGAAGACACCATCATCGGCATCGTCTTCGCCGGCGCCTTCGCCCTGGGCATGGTCATCATCTCCCGCGCCGCGGGCTACAGCGCCTCGCTGACGTCCTTCCTCTTCGGCTCGCTGACCGGCGTGTCCCGGCTCGACGTCATCACCTCCGCCGTGGTGGGGGCCATCGTCATCGGCGCGGTGCTGCTCTGCCACCGCCAGCTCGTTGCCGTGGCCCTGGACCGGGAGACCGCCCGGGCGATGAACCTGCGGGTGTTGTTGCTCGACATCGTGCTGTACTTTGCCGTCACCGCGGCGGTGGTGATTTCCGTGCGCACCGTGGGCAACATCCTCGTGCTCGCGCTGCTGGTCACCCCGGCGGCATCCGCCCGGCTGCTCACCGACCGCCTCGGCGTCATGATGTGGCTCTCCGCCGCCTTCGGCGCGGCGGGCTGCATCCTGGGCATGTACCTGTCCTGGGCGGCGAACCTGCCCTCCGGGGCGACGATTGTGCTCACCCTCACCGGCCTGTTCGCCGCCGCGTGGGTGCTCGCCCCGAAGCACGGGCTGCTCGGCCGGTTGCGCAGGCCGGCGGCGGTGGGGGCGTAACCGGCGAGGTGGTTCCGAGGAAGCGAATCGGCCAGCACGGTCGCTGAACCGCGCTGGCGCTTGTGTTGAGTGCGGGCTCTCTGCGGCGTTTCGGAGTAGCGCGCTTAGCACAGGATTGAATCAGCCTGTCCTTGACAGACCGGGCAGCCCTCCGGCGCATACATCGCAAACCGCATTCTTACCCAGCAGCATGCAGTCCCCAACGCCATGGAGTTTCAGAAGAAGCTCTGGGGAGCGGTTCACGACATCTGCCAACGAGGCTGGTATCGAGTCTGGCCACCACGCACGAAACCCCGCCACCTGGGTAGCGGGGTCCGGCAATGCGAAGTCGCCCACGCGAGCGATCTCTACGGCCCTGAGCCTACAAGTCGCATGGGCCTCTTAGCAATGAATCGGCCTGCGTTTGTGGGGGGGAGTTGGTTACGCGGCTCCGGCCGCCGCATCCGGATGCGCACGATGGTCGAAACGCCAACCGAAGGGTACGTGAGAGATCGTGCGGATGACGCTGTCTCAGGCTTGGCCAGGGCGTCCGCACCTGTGGCACTGATCATCGGGGTTTCTCGGTCGGCATACCAAGACCGCTTCCTCTGGCCCGAAGTGCTGGCCGATGACGTCCAGGCCGGAGAATGTAGTCAGATCCGACCCGCTCAGGGTAGCGCTATCCATGCCTAGGTCCTTCGTGATGGGGTGTGGAAACTCCTATCACGCCAAGGAACGGACCCGAATCCGGCCAAAGGAATCAATAGCCGATCCGCACCCTCAACGGTGAAGAGCCGGGAATTCTCCACCCCAAGCGATGCACGTGCATCGCCTCCGAGCCTGCGGCTGGCCCCGGGCCACCAGCTCGAACATTTCCTGTGAACCACTATGCACGGCATACCCACCCTCACCGCAACGGGAATTCTCTACCTCAGGCGATGCACGTGCATCGCCCTCACCTACCGCGGCGAACTTCCCCGGCTACACCCTCAACTGCGAGCACTCTCAATCGGGGACGAGGAGTGTACCCCCGCGGCTTGGAGGTCAAGGTCATGTTTCACTCAAACCGCCTTCTAGCTGGCATTTCATGCCTGCTCTGGTTCTTGAGACCACGGCATCTACCCGCCTCGTTGCCTCGCCAGCGCAGTCCGGCAGCGCCGGGAACGACGCTGGATTCCCGCGTAACAAAGAACTGGAGCTAAGTCATGGACCCCAGGAAAGCTAAATCCCTCGGATTCATCGCCTGGGCCATGGCGTTTGTCGCACTCGTTGCGGCCATCCCCCTGTTCAGAATCGCCCAGCAAGGATCACGCTAATCACCCCAGGCGAGGAGCCCCCACCGGCCGAACGGCTCACCGTTCGGCTCCAGGACGATGCGCTGGCAATTCGCCACGTAGTGCGAGCAGGCGAACTCCGCGTCCAGCCCGCACGCCGCCCGCGCCACCGTGCGCATGACTGTGCCGTGGGTGACCACCACCACGTCGCGGTCCTCGCTGCCTGGGTCGGCGAGGTGCTCGTCAACAATCTCCTCGAGCACCGGCACATAGCGGGCAAGGATCTCGGCGTAGCTCTCCCCGCCGGCGAGGTGCACGCCCTCCTCACCGGCGAACCAGCGTTGCTGCGCGGCGAGGTAGGCCGCGTTCGCCTCCGCGTCGCCACGCATCTCCCACTCGCCGGCACTGACCTCGTGCAGCCCCAACCGCGGAAACACGGCAATCGAGCGCCTCGGCAGGCGGGCGTGGGATTCGATAGCCCCGGCCACGAGCATGGCGGTCTGCTGGGCGCGCAGCGCGATGGAGCAATACATCGCGGCGAGGCTGCCCACGGAGCCGTCGGCGGCTCCGACCATCCGCGCGATCTCCAACCCCGTCGCCACCGCCTGGCCGCGGCCGAAGTCGGTTAGTT
Above is a genomic segment from Corynebacterium uterequi containing:
- a CDS encoding anchored repeat ABC transporter, substrate-binding protein, encoding MIRRLTAGAALIATATALASCASAADLPQRDDGITDVVTTTPIIYDLAKNVAGDRARVTSLMPPQADPHTYEPGLRDIRSVANADVVFANHLLLEDQALMGTVDNATLPQAKVVRIAENAEQYGATLIPLVEDVTLDTPWLGARVSGDLPADAPKDRRYVDLVATKVDGPGNLSAFVTGAFGQPQLQIDSSDGVNDRDLIRLPPNAHTHMSWGFTAPGRYQLHLDARVGEDTIASGVVDFAVGVDPGPNAVREGHYDIAIDLDALKLGVQGDAKSFATGAVEVPARTLQQIPPDPQYRFLGTRGNEVYLLPQAVLGKHVHGEIDPHLWHDADNARAYVRVIRDELSAADPAGAAEYQANAEAYLAKLAELDAFYQRTIDEIPPERRHLVTTHDGYGYLAKAYGLDVAGFVSPNPAVEPSTRDLIALTRTLEGLKVPAVFLEPQQAARPSTLSQLAGDLGVQICTIHGDMFTEDVTTYIDLMTANAQEIKDCLS
- a CDS encoding choice-of-anchor M domain-containing protein produces the protein MKTVRKAAGVVLVSGMAASFMVMAPPFALAGPDDDVSHVATEGHVDGPKAYWGKDNFELRVEHAGNTPLLQDTVIWIGKGSGSTQQYVYEVGPDGTSETPGYEFLGKEGDLLYWGPAVTSRGYPIWVGFGADIGIPTEKFRDGQFSIDIVGWDGPGRMEAFADPWDASGLRRMWSSHEPGLRSTWVQAGTHTHNNTTFTKPGRYEVTYQATARDEDGNLIASEPQTTVWQVGGTKPNPEGLGDIVTAYNDSNGQGLPPAPKLTLKPHDGSDLPGAEYLTDLVFETGDEANNGHAVFFIDGYYLAEVPVENGRAVWPEMIGSLASDFQVVYVPGDNGSRWISTPVTYDRTMAEASSTELGEYPRPATADPAGAFDGSEIDVTDPKVTVSSKIVDVDGEKFTEVTVEPADPRLKLKVLGGYYPKEQTDAVARCGVDFVSFDGQRTRMSTAYGCDPEELDFRLALTPTAHSNVGGGVYDLKIGETTTVTLGESTADPLPMPLPDEEGGESEVDPTEESGLSEEPGASEDTDGADDLGEGAEETDEPTVITPAPAETDPTPRPDLNESAIPNDTIEISRGHVDLGPVIYDDGDVRFMLGDESGQHAKTKVYRDPKDVTLVAGEEFAVTLNKAMAAKVGDYFGAEGDRIYLLSQTQNGNALWPGFSSEHAGGPAYNFEFEPVSAPEGGEWYAYTSDAVGKVGELIAASDDIYSLDRDQPIHLHNNWAFTAPGEYKIRMRAVRNDDLNEATEWTTVTFRVGDTGAEVPPATDGDEAPEQPGVDTDTPAGDNTPSNEEKPERPDATIEDDADAPVDEDSTDEPAVEDDAEDGTDAEKPAVEDGAAVKPDASATERPGSPVTPKPPVTIKPSVEKPAPAPAPAPNATPAPQDTSVFGFIRWVSDLVWSWIYNAVGLIPGLSNLLPASGQAEVTLNGQGSSASLSGSFSLGSVLANAGANAGTAAPANSTTPGTVAPLNPTQPAQPSAPSNDATAKPAASNTGANQGGQATEQPVEQPKQQTPTNDSASENKDERLLISQGHIDLGPVFEDGKTNFRVGDESGQHGQGKIFRDPDDVAFVVSDDFKMTLKKEHVDGSLSFIGNAGDTVHFMGQTQKGNMLWPGFSTEHANGVAYDIEIAPESAPEGAKWFAFTSGEFGGVGEMFGSSDGPSKIERAQKVHVHNNWVFTKPGEYKIKMRGVEHGNPANATEWETVIFRVGAAGDGSTVKDDATKATGPAAPAKSGAAAAGAAAGAAAGKAGSAAASKPAASKPAAQGGSKPAASGQSGAATKPATGAANAKPASGAKPANGAKPGAASTKPAKPATGATGTQPADGAVAESAAEDTPSVWEFIARIIGLVFSLIGTGFGGIAAWRYFG
- a CDS encoding choice-of-anchor M domain-containing protein produces the protein MTTLYPAFGATFRQRAAAVVATVVLCVAPAVANAQALVFDSGHIDAFNVTADPSGALYLDLKEDVTGSHVQRAPEEVVIAVGDHAYTTGTEQLPGIERATWYLPQTQASDLPWPGWDTNGVRAGGFEAIDITFVDVTGPGTIFLYVNDTFGGTAPVTADGALWLYPGSYIHQAAPAHVHANWGFDAPGTYQLTVVASGTNAAGAYVESNAATYTFVVGSGDAAPAPVEGEQAAGAPGAPAANAAAGAPNAPGAATAGAPKAPGAATSGAAKAPGAAAKSTAAAKAPGAAGTSSTRARGASSTSSEEVDDGWAWWTWVLLIGGIVLLAAGTAGLWWQVRNERAEEDDALGDAGSYPEVDA
- a CDS encoding anchored repeat-type ABC transporter ATP-binding subunit — protein: MGQLSVNITAVTLSGRRVLHDIHLDVAAGQFIGLVGPNGAGKTTLLRSILGLIPADGTVTLGGESPTKEGEGTVHGADLRRRCGYVPQRHEVAWDFPISIADCVLGGRTDLIRFRPRAEDREARDRALELADLTDLRSRPIGELSGGQRQRVLVARALARNPELLILDEPFTGVDVPTAEALIGLFRRLANDGTTVLMSSHDLGETVDSTDRIVLLNRTIIDGDPTTPEPWQRAFGVSENSPLLRTVGVIR
- a CDS encoding histidine phosphatase family protein, whose translation is MTGRIILLRHGQTTSNVGRFLDTAPPGAELTDFGRGQAVATGLEIARMVGAADGSVGSLAAMYCSIALRAQQTAMLVAGAIESHARLPRRSIAVFPRLGLHEVSAGEWEMRGDAEANAAYLAAQQRWFAGEEGVHLAGGESYAEILARYVPVLEEIVDEHLADPGSEDRDVVVVTHGTVMRTVARAACGLDAEFACSHYVANCQRIVLEPNGEPFGRWGLLAWGD
- a CDS encoding anchored repeat-type ABC transporter permease subunit, whose translation is MLTFTQFLADLTNPALEFLPRALAAALISAVVCAVVGAHVVLRSLAFIGDAVAHAVFPGIAIAFVLQGSVLLGGAIAGAAVALIIAVTSQRRRVKEDTIIGIVFAGAFALGMVIISRAAGYSASLTSFLFGSLTGVSRLDVITSAVVGAIVIGAVLLCHRQLVAVALDRETARAMNLRVLLLDIVLYFAVTAAVVISVRTVGNILVLALLVTPAASARLLTDRLGVMMWLSAAFGAAGCILGMYLSWAANLPSGATIVLTLTGLFAAAWVLAPKHGLLGRLRRPAAVGA
- a CDS encoding choice-of-anchor M domain-containing protein codes for the protein MISSLRRRTALTGVAALTALTALAGATGDVAAQPVDPALEQNVTSAEPVIVGEPVIIPAGHVDMGPYLVEGGELDLLIRDDASAEPVWRHPEDVVFEVGDAAGLTVPDDDNYSFIGAKPGENVWVVPQTEIAGVPWVGWNTQSPTIDGIVGSGVTLEFISHDGPGEHSVFLQSGGFAAPDVLWTQKDGGSIWVEPDTHTHANWVFTEPGSHAVTIRATIEQPNGTTSTADATLRFAVGIPAAEYSTPAASSESAGVPMWLIIVGAVVVALAVVGGVAAALFRGKKK